A part of Stigmatopora nigra isolate UIUO_SnigA unplaced genomic scaffold, RoL_Snig_1.1 HiC_scaffold_25, whole genome shotgun sequence genomic DNA contains:
- the slc6a13 gene encoding sodium- and chloride-dependent GABA transporter 2 has translation MKGDTVQRMKVEAPNGKGTPMDVVVSPEEDMTERGQWGNKLEFILSVAGEIIGLGNVWRFPYLCYKNGGGAFFIPYLIFLFTCGIPVFFLETALGQYTSEGGVTAWRKICPLFEGVGYATQVIVALLNIYYIIVLAWAIFYLSNSFTWDLPWASCNNTWNTGSCVTFQRRNGSIIPFENATSPVMEFWERRVLRISPGIHQIGSLNWDLVICLAVAWVICYFCIWKGVKSTGKVVYFTATFPYAMLIILLIRGVTLPGASRGIYFYLYPDVGRLSDPQVWMDAGTQIFFSYAICLGCLTALGSYNKYNNNCYRDCLSLCFLNSGTSFVAGFAIFSILGFMSYEQNVPISEVAESGPGLAFIAYPRAVSMMPFSPLWACCFFIMVVFLGLDSQFVCVESLVTATVDMYPSIFRRKHRRELFILGVAVISFLMGLILLTEGGMYIFQLFDYYAASGMCLLFVAIFETVCIAWIYGADKFYDNIEDMIGYRPGPIIKYCWLFFTPATCFGTFAFALIKYTPLKYNNEYVYPWWGYGIGWILALSSMLCIPLWVAIKLFNTPGTLRQRLIFLTTPADDLPQRERKGEELTCGDLYRKTPPIKEGYSAVHQLESGC, from the exons ATGAAAG GTGACACAGTACAACGGATGAAGGTGGAGGCCCCAAATGGAAAGGGAACACCGATGGACGTCGTTGTCAGTCCTGAAGAGGACATGACAGAAAGAGGACAGTGGGGCAATAAGCTGGAGTTCATTCTATCCGTGGCTGGAGAAATTATCGGGCTCGGCAACGTATGGCGTTTCCCTTATCTGTGTTACAAGAATGGAGGAG gtgCTTTCTTCATCCCGTATCTCATCTTCCTCTTCACTTGTGGCATCCCCGTCTTCTTCTTGGAGACGGCACTCGGACAATATACCAGTGAAGGCGGAGTCACAGCCTGGAGGAAGATCTGCCCTTTATTTGAAG gagtGGGCTATGCTACTCAAGTGATTGTGGCCTTGCTGAACATTTACTACATCATTGTGTTAGCCTGGGCTATCTTTTACCTGTCCAATTCCTTCACTTGGGACTTGCCATGGGCCTCCTGCAATAACACTTGGAACACAG GTTCCTGTGTGACGTTTCAGAGACGAAACGGTTCCATCATTCCCTTCGAGAATGCTACGTCGCCAGTTATGGAATTCTGGGA ACGCAGGGTACTTCGGATTTCTCCGGGTATCCATCAAATTGGATCTTTAAACTGGGATTTGGTGATTTGTCTGGCTGTGGCTTGGGTTATTTGCTACTTCTGTATTTGGAAAGGAGTCAAGTCCACTGGAAAG GTGGTTTACTTCACAGCCACGTTCCCTTACGCCATGTTGATTATCCTGTTGATCCGTGGAGTCACCCTGCCAGGGGCATCGCGGGGGATCTACTTTTACCTTTACCCTGACGTGGGACGTCTTTCTGACCCACAG GTGTGGATGGACGCCGGCACTCAGATCTTTTTCTCCTACGCCATCTGTCTCGGCTGCCTGACTGCCCTGGGAAGTTACAACAAGTACAACAACAACTGCTACAG GGACTGTTTGTCTCTGTGCTTCCTGAACAGCGGCACCAGTTTTGTGGCAGGCTTTgccattttctccattttgggATTCATGTCTTACGAACAAAACGTCCCAATCTCGGAAGTGGCCGAATCCG GTCCAGGATTAGCGTTCATTGCTTATCCGCGAGCTGTGTCCATGATGCCTTTCTCTCCTCTGTGGGCCTGTTGCTTCTTCATCATGGTCGTCTTTTTGGGACTGGATAGTCAA tttgtatgCGTGGAAAGCCTGGTGACGGCCACGGTTGACATGTATCCGTCCATTTTCCGACGCAAACACCGCAGGGAGCTTTTTATCCTCGGCGTGGCTGTGATCTCCTTCCTCATGGGGCTGATTTTACTCACCGAG GgagggatgtatattttccaACTTTTTGACTATTACGCAGCTAGCGGGATGTGTTTACTCTTTGTGGCCATTTTTGAGACTGTTTGCATTGCGTGGATTTATG GTGCAGACAAGTTCTATGACAACATAGAAGACATGATTGGTTATCGTCCAGGCCCGATTATTAAATATTGCTGGCTTTTTTTCACCCCCGCTACTTGCTTT GGTACTTTTGCCTTTGCCTTGATTAAATACACCCCGTTGAAGTACAACAACGAGTATGTGTACCCGTGGTGGGGTTACGGAATTGGTTGGATCCTGGCACTGTCTTCCATGCTGTGTATTCCACTTTGGGTGGCCATCAAACTTTTTAATACCCCGGGGACACTACGACAG CGCCTCATTTTCCTGACCACCCCCGCCGATGATTTACCCCAACGTGAACGCAAAGGGGAGGAGTTGACCTGTGGCGACCTCTATCGGAAGACACCTCCCATCAAGGAAGGCTACTCGGCCGTTCACCAACTGGAGTCCGGTTGCTAG